The DNA window AACCGATAACAGAGAATGACTGACCGAGCACCTAACGAGATAGAATACAGCGAATACGAGGACGAATACGGAACCGTGGCGATGTTCTACGACCCGGAGAATCACCAGGCGTGGATTCGCTCCAGCACGACGGTTTCGGTGCGACCATAAATGGCGCGTATTTTCGGAACATCGGACCGAAGATAGTCATCACTGGTGCTCGCGGAGGCCACCGCGGGAGACGGTTGCGGACTCGGCGACCGGGCGAGTGACGAACTCACGGGTTGCGTTCGTCACTCGCGCGTTCGAGCACGCGCCGGATGAACGGTTCCTTTTTCCGCGTGTACGTCGGTCTGTCGTCCCCGTGCTCGTCCGCCAACTCCCGCTTCAGGCGGTCGTACTCCGCGGCGGCGGACGGGTGCTCGCGCAAGAAATCCCGGAACAGAACGGATTCCCGATAGCAGTCGCTTCCCGCT is part of the Haladaptatus paucihalophilus DX253 genome and encodes:
- a CDS encoding DUF7331 family protein translates to MTDRAPNEIEYSEYEDEYGTVAMFYDPENHQAWIRSSTTVSVRP